Proteins from a genomic interval of Psychrobacter urativorans:
- a CDS encoding mechanosensitive ion channel, with protein sequence MDPTYTSFNGYLGGPIGSIIGAILIFIIGWLIALGIAALVRNVLAKINVNQRMNSTTGKTYDIEGIISKIVFWFIFVIAISGALTQLNLNAISAPFANMVNQVLAFIPNLIGAIAVGVLGWVIATVARTAINAALSKTTMDERLSAQAGVKPMSSTIADMVYWFILLVVLTMVLGQLELNGLFAPLTNMVDKIFSFIPNILIAGVVFVVGYIIAKVVRGIVTNLVSTFNVQELASKAGLSEKNSLPNIAGSLAFLVVIIPTIIAALNALKIEVIARPATNMLNKIMEALPNIFMAAAILIVTYYVIRMVANIIKGLIENTEINQLPAKVGLQETMGNQKISDLVGYAIVFFAMLFAAIAAADLLGFEPISGIITMFIAFGANIILGAIILFIGFWLANIIAGVVERSEKGSQFLANIVRVLIMGLVLAMGLKAMGIADSIVNLAFGLTLGAVAVAFALSFGLGGQEAAARFLRKMQDKMDEERTGLKVQTTRHTKTTTNTTDKVAEAIRAATPSTATTGTTTTSATVTGTTPNVSTTDIVDTSSVNQYGKLTDNDSE encoded by the coding sequence ATGGACCCTACATATACATCATTCAACGGTTATCTTGGTGGACCTATCGGTTCTATTATCGGCGCTATACTAATTTTCATCATTGGTTGGTTGATTGCGCTTGGCATAGCGGCACTGGTACGCAATGTACTGGCTAAGATTAATGTCAATCAACGCATGAATTCAACCACAGGCAAAACCTATGATATCGAAGGCATCATCTCGAAGATTGTCTTCTGGTTTATCTTTGTGATTGCTATTTCAGGCGCACTTACCCAATTGAATTTAAATGCTATTTCAGCCCCATTTGCAAATATGGTGAATCAAGTCTTGGCATTTATTCCTAATCTTATTGGTGCTATTGCTGTTGGGGTTCTTGGTTGGGTCATTGCAACGGTTGCGCGTACTGCAATCAATGCCGCTCTCTCTAAAACGACAATGGACGAGCGTTTAAGCGCCCAAGCTGGCGTTAAACCGATGAGCAGCACGATTGCTGACATGGTTTATTGGTTTATTCTTTTAGTGGTATTGACCATGGTGTTGGGTCAGTTAGAGCTGAATGGCTTATTTGCCCCATTAACCAATATGGTTGATAAAATCTTTAGCTTTATCCCGAACATCCTGATTGCTGGTGTGGTCTTTGTGGTGGGTTATATCATCGCCAAAGTCGTACGCGGCATTGTGACCAACCTTGTTTCTACCTTTAATGTACAAGAGCTGGCATCTAAAGCAGGCTTAAGCGAAAAGAACAGCTTGCCTAATATTGCCGGTTCTTTAGCATTTTTAGTCGTTATCATTCCAACAATTATTGCCGCTTTAAATGCGCTAAAAATCGAAGTGATTGCGCGTCCTGCAACGAATATGCTGAACAAAATCATGGAAGCACTGCCAAATATCTTTATGGCAGCCGCAATCTTAATTGTGACGTATTATGTCATACGTATGGTTGCTAATATCATTAAAGGCTTAATCGAAAACACTGAAATCAACCAGTTGCCTGCTAAAGTTGGTCTACAAGAGACAATGGGTAACCAAAAGATTTCAGATTTAGTTGGTTACGCTATCGTGTTCTTTGCCATGTTATTTGCTGCGATTGCCGCTGCTGACTTACTTGGTTTTGAGCCTATTTCAGGCATCATTACGATGTTTATCGCCTTTGGTGCTAACATTATCCTTGGTGCGATTATTCTGTTTATCGGCTTTTGGCTTGCCAATATCATTGCTGGTGTTGTTGAACGCTCTGAAAAAGGCTCGCAGTTTTTAGCCAATATCGTACGTGTCTTAATCATGGGCTTAGTACTTGCCATGGGTCTAAAAGCAATGGGTATTGCAGACTCTATCGTTAACCTCGCATTTGGTCTAACCTTAGGTGCGGTTGCTGTAGCATTTGCTTTATCGTTTGGTCTTGGTGGTCAAGAAGCGGCCGCTCGTTTCTTACGCAAAATGCAAGATAAAATGGACGAAGAACGTACAGGTTTAAAAGTACAAACGACTCGTCATACCAAAACGACAACGAATACCACTGATAAAGTAGCTGAAGCGATTCGTGCAGCCACGCCGAGCACGGCAACAACGGGCACGACAACAACAAGCGCTACCGTAACAGGTACAACGCCAAATGTTTCAACTACCGATATCGTCGATACTTCTTCAGTGAATCAGTATGGCAAACTGACTGATAATGATTCTGAATAA
- a CDS encoding SDR family NAD(P)-dependent oxidoreductase gives MKRFKEKTVIVTGAGSEIGRATAIRFAREGANVVLVGPTTQTLEETASEFPQDRTWIHTDNYLIVACDISVQSQVQEMIKLIINKFEKIDVLVNNAGKAVQSKVTELSAADWEKAIDTNLNETFYVCQAAMPHLIASKGNIVNVSSLSGIGGDCNMAAYNAANAGISNLTRTLSLEHGADGVRVNAVNPSITTTNMTNISQNNDTKTNQFLERCPLGRFATHGDIAAAITFLASDEAAMITGVNLPVDGGVSTSNGQPSF, from the coding sequence ATGAAACGCTTTAAAGAAAAAACCGTCATCGTGACGGGTGCAGGTTCTGAAATTGGTCGGGCAACCGCCATTCGCTTCGCGCGCGAAGGCGCAAATGTCGTGCTAGTCGGACCTACGACGCAAACGCTTGAAGAAACAGCAAGCGAGTTTCCACAAGACCGTACATGGATTCACACCGATAACTATTTAATAGTCGCTTGCGATATTAGCGTGCAAAGCCAAGTACAAGAAATGATTAAACTAATCATAAATAAATTTGAGAAGATTGATGTCTTAGTGAACAATGCCGGTAAAGCCGTACAAAGTAAAGTCACGGAACTGTCTGCTGCAGACTGGGAAAAAGCTATTGATACCAATTTAAACGAGACATTTTATGTTTGCCAAGCAGCCATGCCGCATCTGATTGCCAGTAAAGGCAATATCGTTAATGTGTCTTCACTTTCAGGGATTGGCGGCGACTGCAACATGGCAGCTTATAATGCGGCTAATGCGGGCATTAGCAATTTAACTCGGACATTATCATTAGAGCATGGTGCGGACGGCGTACGCGTTAACGCCGTTAATCCCAGTATTACCACCACCAATATGACTAATATTAGTCAAAATAACGATACTAAAACCAATCAATTTTTAGAGCGCTGTCCGCTGGGACGCTTTGCCACCCATGGGGATATCGCTGCAGCCATTACCTTTTTAGCAAGTGATGAAGCGGCGATGATTACTGGGGTCAATTTACCTGTCGATGGTGGCGTCAGTACGTCTAATGGTCAACCGTCGTTTTAG
- a CDS encoding lysophospholipid acyltransferase family protein — protein sequence MPLSSKLSTLSNLPHINKLPKLRKKDLGLLVPKRGGKVTPIIATYLLKIAGWRTVGHIPDIPQAVVLALPHTSNVDGIYAIPSLFALDLKISIMGKHTLFKVPVLAHLLRWIGIVPIDRGNKGSVLQSSIDKFKTGEPLFLGLSPEGTRKYTESWKTGFYYLALGANVPILPVALDYKTKEVRFLSLVHPTGDIEADLLKIYSQYRGVIPRHPERLSQPLQDINNSLL from the coding sequence TTGCCGCTATCATCCAAACTTTCTACTTTATCCAATCTACCTCATATCAATAAATTGCCTAAATTAAGAAAAAAAGATTTGGGGCTTTTGGTTCCGAAACGTGGTGGTAAAGTAACGCCTATCATAGCAACTTATTTATTAAAAATAGCAGGTTGGCGTACTGTTGGGCATATACCAGACATTCCACAAGCGGTTGTGTTGGCATTACCGCACACCTCTAATGTTGATGGCATTTACGCTATTCCTAGTCTCTTTGCCTTAGATTTGAAAATTAGCATTATGGGTAAGCATACTTTATTTAAAGTGCCGGTATTGGCACATTTGTTACGATGGATAGGCATCGTTCCTATTGATCGCGGTAATAAGGGTTCTGTCTTACAATCTAGTATTGATAAATTCAAAACGGGTGAGCCATTATTTTTAGGCTTATCACCAGAAGGAACGCGTAAATATACTGAGAGTTGGAAAACGGGTTTTTATTATTTAGCATTAGGCGCTAATGTGCCCATCTTGCCTGTGGCATTAGATTATAAAACTAAAGAAGTGCGTTTTTTATCGCTGGTTCATCCTACTGGGGATATCGAGGCAGATTTATTAAAGATTTATAGTCAATATCGTGGGGTAATCCCAAGGCATCCTGAGCGTTTATCGCAACCGCTGCAGGATATAAATAATTCATTGCTTTAA